In Drosophila yakuba strain Tai18E2 chromosome X, Prin_Dyak_Tai18E2_2.1, whole genome shotgun sequence, a single genomic region encodes these proteins:
- the LOC120320583 gene encoding uncharacterized protein LOC120320583 — protein sequence MPMKHSPRRSPRLDVGGAPATATTTATATGKPASSASVAGDRQRPQTPKESGVAASEAASNLQPAATGQLTDSTTVQVAALMERIAHLESELVKARANEGHAEAARDPVGVGARGVGVSGTANTPPCLSETVPCLRAAPRQGSSESLPRQIMSDNLQPELGVTPSLDAQLPAQLSASLPPQLSGNLAPTLGGHWANGQPVTRSCTTTTVSYSPPFCVTATAQPERGYVHPPREPTHNLEVSTPSPLSYGMAPTSIPGWTPRRLPDLPEFEGQPEEWPIFLCAFTETTAAYQCTDLENNQRLVKALKGEARAAVKSLLIHPSNVQAVMEQLRFRYGRPELLIRSQLESVRDVQPIQEANIARIVPFATRVSNLAAFLQSTTTGSQHLGNPTLMEELIAKLPVSKRLDWAKHAATIQPYPTVVHLSEWLHEFAKLVCTVTDVGIKEHPRRRVLHANSVREEERYADRPRCCPSCEGQHSIKDCKEFNRASTTRRIESAKRLRLCFSCLEYGHMARFCTKDRGCNVYGCRMRHHYLLHDPAGHPRRPPVADGGRRRDQRSSQDRQLYRDSGRRIRMPQSVDSNEKSLPTSAAVIDAGRKEDERRSTCDRQELSHRNLSCVDSDGGHLLFRILPVTLYGENTQVDTYALLDEGSSVTLIDDELIRSLNLRGESRQLNVQWFGGKSVKEHTRMVSLQISAAGKPKRHALKNVYGVANLSLPMQSLRREDVKAAGASVRLPVKPYNNAAPRILIGLDHAHLGIPFRTRSYGSGGPYAAATPLGWVVYGPVKGKASSPLQRSCFLAVPQDNLLEKMVSDYFEIESFGVKPAQPVAAGGVELAPSVADDGNARALSILEETTKRVGRRYETGLLWRDDEVRLPESYSMALNRLVNIERKMKRDVDFARAYKGIMDDYVKKGYARRLEPQEVQRSQEGKVWYLPHFGVENPNKPGKIRLVFDAAAKVNGVSLNSALMKGPQRYKPLPAVLFHFREGAVGVCADIKEMFHQVLMQPKDRCAQRFLWRNGEDRREPDIYEMQVMTFGAACSPCSADYVKTVNASQYSSTDPRAVLAINEYHYVDDYVDSFPSEEEAIAVSSRVRDIHAEAGFNLCRFTSSSASVVRALNPLESIASVRWTEAEEKVLGMYWQPATDDFKFGVKYHRVPRSVMTGERVPTKREFLSLVMSTFDPIGFLSCYMVTAKVLMREIWRRGVGWDEPLPDTLAAAFESWRQGMKKIEEFRCPRYYFGDGRVRTLQLHIFVDSSQSAFAAAAYWRATYASGDVQAHFICSKTKCAPMRTMSIPRLELQAAVLGTRLMDTVKQEHGVAISSCVLWTDSKTVLHWISSTHRRYKQFVGNRVAEILESTEASQWRWIPSAENVADDATRRVRGPVHWIAVAEWSTILTRIRRKLAEIARGLESPDAR from the coding sequence ATGCCAATGAAGCATTCGCCCCGGCGGAGCCCCAGACTGGATGTCGGGGGTGCTCCCGCAACTGCGACCACCACGGCCACAGCAACTGGCAAGCCGGCCAGCTCTGCGAGTGTGGCTGGTGATCGGCAGCGGCCACAGACTCCGAAGGAAAGTGGAGTAGCCGCCAGTGAAGCGGCAAGTAACCTGCAGCCCGCAGCTACGGGGCAGCTTACGGACTCCACGACTGTACAAGTGGCGGCCCTCATGGAAAGGATCGCACATCTAGAGTCGGAGCTGGTGAAGGCAAGGGCAAATGAAGGGCATGCAGAGGCCGCCAGGGATCCCGTTGGAGTCGGGGCACGCGGCGTTGGAGTGAGCGGTACGGCGAATACACCGCCATGTTTGAGTGAAACGGTGCCATGTCTGAGAGCAGCACCACGGCAGGGCTCGAGTGAGAGCCTGCCCAGGCAGATTATGAGTGACAATCTGCAACCGGAGCTTGGAGTGACGCCATCTTTGGATGCGCAGTTGCCGGCACAATTGAGTGCAAGTTTGCCGCCACAATTGAGTGGAAATTTGGCGCCGACGCTTGGCGGCCATTGGGCAAACGGGCAACCTGTCACACGGAGttgtacaacaacaacagtgagCTATTCTCCGCCATTTTGTGTTACCGCCACGGCGCAGCCTGAACGAGGTTATGTTCACCCGCCACGGGAGCCAACACACAATTTGGAGGTATCAACGCCATCGCCCCTATCATATGGAATGGCGCCGACGAGCATACCTGGATGGACGCCACGCAGACTGCCTGATCTTCCCGAGTTTGAGGGTCAGCCAGAGGAATGGCCAATATTCTTGTGCGCGTTCACGGAGACAACGGCAGCTTACCAGTGTACAGATTTGGAGAATAACCAGAGGCTAGTGAAAGCCCTGAAGGGTGAAGCCCGAGCAGCTGTGAAGTCGCTGCTCATCCACCCCAGCAATGTGCAAGCTGTTATGGAGCAGCTACGATTCCGGTATGGACGTCCGGAGCTTTTGATCCGTAGCCAACTGGAGAGCGTGCGCGATGTGCAGCCAATACAGGAGGCCAACATCGCAAGGATCGTGCCGTTCGCCACAAGGGTGAGCAACCTGGCAGCGTTCCTGCAGTCAACCACGACCGGCAGCCAGCACTTAGGGAATCCAACCCTAATGGAGGAGCTGATCGCCAAGTTGCCTGTGAGCAAGAGGTTGGACTGGGCGAAGCACGCGGCTACGATACAGCCATATCCGACAGTGGTGCATCTAAGCGAGTGGCTTCATGAATTCGCTAAATTGGTGTGCACTGTCACGGACGTCGGAATCAAGGAGCACCCGAGACGAAGGGTATTGCACGCGAATAGTGTTCGCGAGGAGGAGCGGTATGCAGACCGCCCCAGATGTTGCCCCTCGTGTGAGGGACAACACAGCATCAAGGACTGCAAGGAATTCAACCGAGCTTCTACAACGAGGCGGATCGAGTCCGCGAAGAGGTTGAGGTTATGTTTTTCGTGTCTGGAGTATGGACATATGGCCCGGTTCTGCACGAAGGATCGAGGATGCAACGTCTACGGATGCCGGATGAGGCATCATTACCTACTCCATGACCCAGCTGGACATCCCAGACGACCGCCAGTCGCAGATGGAGGCCGCAGGAGGGATCAGCGGAGCAGTCAAGACCGGCAGCTGTACAGAGACAGCGGCCGACGGATACGAATGCCACAGTCAGTGGATTCCAACGAGAAGAGCCTGCCTACGTCAGCTGCAGTTATAGACGCGGGACGTAAGGAGGATGAGAGGCGATCGACATGCGACCGCCAGGAATTATCGCACCGGAACTTGAGTTGTGTCGATTCGGATGGAGGTCACCTGCTGTTCCGGATTTTGCCCGTGACGTTGTACGGGGAGAATACGCAGGTCGACACCTACGCACTGCTGGATGAAGGTTCGTCCGTCACGCTCATTGACGACGAGCTCATCCGCAGCCTGAACCTGAGAGGCGAGAGTCGACAACTAAATGTGCAATGGTTCGGCGGAAAATCCGTCAAAGAGCACACAAGGATGGTTAGCCTGCAGATCAGCGCAGCGGGCAAGCCGAAGCGCCATGCGCTGAAGAATGTGTACGGAGTAGCAAACCTGAGTCTCCCGATGCAGAGCTTGCGTCGAGAGGATGTGAAGGCAGCGGGCGCGAGTGTGCGTCTGCCTGTAAAGCCGTACAACAATGCGGCGCCAAGGATCCTAATTGGATTGGATCATGCGCACCTAGGAATACCCTTCAGAACCAGGAGCTATGGATCTGGAGGGCCATACGCAGCAGCCACGCCACTTGGGTGGGTGGTATATGGACCGGTGAAAGGAAAGGCAAGTTCACCGCTTCAGAGATCGTGCTTCCTAGCCGTGCCACAGGATAATCTTCTGGAGAAGATGGTCAGCGATTACTTCGAGATCGAGAGTTTCGGAGTGAAGCCGGCACAGCCAGTCGCAGCTGGCGGAGTGGAGCTGGCGCCGTCAGTCGCAGATGACGGCAACGCACGAGCCCTGAGTATCCTGGAGGAGACGACTAAGCGAGTAGGCCGACGATACGAGACTGGGCTGCTATGGAGAGACGACGAGGTGAGACTGCCAGAGAGCTACAGTATGGCACTCAACAGACTTGTCAACATTGAGCGGAAAATGAAGCGCGATGTGGACTTCGCGCGGGCCTACAAAGGAATTATGGACGATTACGTCAAGAAGGGTTACGCACGACGACTGGAGCCCCAGGAAGTCCAGAGGTCCCAGGAAGGCAAGGTATGGTACCTGCCGCACTTCGGAGTAGAGAACCCGAACAAGCCTGGAAAAATCCGGCTGGTCTTCGACGCGGCTGCCAAGGTGAACGGAGTGTCCCTGAACTCAGCGCTGATGAAAGGCCCACAGCGCTACAAACCCCTCCCAGCGGTGCTCTTCCATTTCCGGGAAGGAGCAGTTGGGGTTTGTGCCGACATCAAGGAGATGTTTCATCAGGTATTGATGCAGCCAAAGGACAGATGTGCCCAGAGGTTCCTATGGAGGAACGGAGAAGATCGTCGGGAGCCCGACATATACGAGATGCAGGTGATGACGTTTGGAGCGGCCTGCTCACCATGCTCGGCGGATTATGTGAAGACCGTGAATGCTTCGCAGTATAGCAGCACGGATCCGCGAGCAGTCCTGGCGATCAACGAGTATCACTACGTGGATGACTACGTCGACAGTTTCCccagtgaagaagaagctATCGCCGTCTCGTCACGGGTGAGAGATATACATGCAGAAGCTGGTTTTAATTTGTGTCGATTTACTTCCAGTTCGGCAAGTGTGGTCAGAGCGTTGAACCCACTTGAATCCATCGCTAGCGTTAGATGGACCGAAGCTGAGGAGAAGGTACTAGGAATGTACTGGCAGCCAGCTACAGATGACTTCAAGTTCGGCGTCAAATACCATCGAGTCCCAAGAAGTGTGATGACAGGAGAACGCGTCCCCACGAAGAGGGAGTTCCTGAGCCTGGTCATGTCCACGTTCGACCCGATTGGGTTTTTGAGCTGCTACATGGTGACCGCTAAAGTACTAATGCGAGAGATTTGGCGGAGAGGAGTCGGCTGGGACGAGCCGCTACCAGACACGTTGGCCGCAGCCTTTGAGAGCTGGCGGCAAGGGATGAAGAAGATCGAAGAATTCCGATGTCCACGCTACTATTTCGGCGATGGACGAGTGCGGACACTACAGCTGCATATCTTCGTGGATTCAAGCCAGTCGGCGTTCGCAGCAGCGGCCTATTGGCGGGCCACATACGCAAGCGGAGATGTGCAGGCGCATTTCATATGTTCGAAGACGAAGTGCGCTCCGATGAGGACTATGTCAATCCCGCGACTGGAACTTCAAGCAGCAGTATTAGGAACGAGACTGATGGACACCGTCAAGCAAGAGCACGGTGTGGCGATCAGCAGCTGCGTACTATGGACGGATTCTAAGACTGTGCTGCACTGGATAAGCAGCACCCACCGGAGATACAAGCAATTCGTCGGAAACCGGGTGGCAGAGATCTTAGAATCCACGGAGGCGTCCCAATGGAGATGGATTCCGTCTGCCGAAAACGTGGCAGATGACGCGACAAGGCGAGTGCGTGGACCTGTCCATTGGATCGCGGTGGCTGAGTGGTCCACCATTCTTACGAGGATCAGAAGAAAGCTGGCCGAGATCGCGCGAGGACTGGAATCCCCCGACGCCAGATGA
- the LOC122319607 gene encoding uncharacterized protein LOC122319607 — protein MANFISLQRFSSYNRLVRSTAWVLRFIRRCRGLRSVREDHGLTSMECAEAERTLIRQSQREAFAVDSHGKAAKGSRLYGLSPYFDKDGVMRASGRIDDAACVPYSARRPIILSHEEALAEMIVQHHHEKMCHQNVEATIGAIRQKFWITNLRRLLRKVMSNCNVCKLRKARPTQPEMGPLPEDRLEANGWPFKYTGLDYFGPLFMTVGRHTEKRWVALFTCLTTRAIHLEMAHDLSTDSCIIAMRNFMSRRGPVVRIRSDNGKNFVGADREARKFSEVFEPAKIQGELSSKGIEWIFNCPANPAEGGAWERMVQCVKKVLAHTMKELAPKEHVLENLLIEAESIVNSRPLTHLPVTVDQEAPLTPNDLLKGVPDVPDLPKDNGQESNGCATRKQWRIARMMRDRFWKRWVHEYLPTLVRRERWCKHVEPIRRGDLVFICDPAIPRREWKRGVVEEVFTGRDGIPRRAAVRTNDRAKTMMRPASRLAVLDVVKASASRGWGCRGTV, from the coding sequence ATGGCGAACTTTATATCGTTACAGAGATTTTCAAGTTACAACCGATTGGTGAGGAGCACCGCATGGGTGCTCAGATTTATTCGACGATGTCGTGGACTACGTAGCGTTCGAGAGGACCACGGACTGACGTCGATGGAGTGCGCTGAGGCAGAGCGCACACTGATAAGGCAATCACAGCGAGAAGCGTTTGCCGTGGACAGCCATGGAAAGGCCGCCAAGGGCAGCCGACTGTATGGGTTGTCACCGTACTTCGACAAGGACGGAGTGATGAGAGCCAGCGGAAGGATCGACGACGCGGCGTGTGTGCCATACAGCGCGCGACGGCCGATCATACTGTCTCACGAAGAGGCACTGGCGGAGATGATCGTGCAGCATCACCACGAGAAGATGTGCCACCAAAACGTGGAGGCAACTATTGGAGCGATCCGGCAGAAGTTCTGGATTACGAACTTAAGGAGGCTGCTACGGAAGGTGATGAGCAACTGCAATGTATGCAAGCTGCGGAAGGCGCGGCCTACGCAGCCAGAGATGGGTCCCCTGCCAGAGGACCGGCTGGAAGCCAACGGATGGCCATTTAAGTATACCGGCCTGGACTATTTTGGACCGCTATTTATGACTGTTGGACGTCACACAGAGAAAAGGTGGGTGGCATTGTTTACGTGTCTAACCACAAGGGCTATCCACTTGGAGATGGCCCACGATTTGTCTACAGATTCCTGTATAATCGCCATGAGGAACTTCATGAGCCGCCGTGGACCGGTGGTCAGGATAAGGAGCGACAACGGGAAGAACTTCGTTGGAGCCGACAGAGAGGCCAGGAAGTTCAGCGAAGTGTTTGAGCCTGCAAAGATCCAGGGCGAGCTGTCGTCCAAAGGAATCGAATGGATCTTCAATTGCCCGGCGAACCCAGCTGAGGGAGGCGCCTGGGAAAGGATGGTGCAGTGCGTGAAGAAGGTGCTGGCGCACACAATGAAGGAGCTCGCGCCCAAGGAGCACGTACTGGAGAACCTGTTGATTGAGGCGGAGAGTATAGTGAACTCTCGTCCGCTCACTCATCTACCAGTGACGGTGGACCAGGAGGCTCCACTGACACCCAACGATCTGCTGAAAGGAGTACCCGATGTTCCGGATCTTCCCAAGGATAATGGACAGGAGTCCAACGGATGCGCTACCAGGAAGCAGTGGCGCATAGCGAGAATGATGCGGGATCGATTCTGGAAGAGATGGGTGCATGAGTACCTGCCAACGCTTGTGCGCAGGGAGAGATGGTGCAAGCATGTCGAGCCCATTCGTCGAGGAGACCTGGTGTTCATATGTGATCCGGCCATACCACGAAGAGAGTGGAAGCGAGGCGTCGTGGAAGAGGTGTTCACCGGAAGAGATGGAATCCCTCGTCGAGCGGCGGTGCGGACTAACGATCGAGCCAAGACGATGATGCGTCCCGCTTCGAGGCTAGCTGTCCTGGACGTGGTGAAGGCGAGTGCTTCACGGGGGTGGGGATGTCGCGGAACGGTTTAG